Proteins encoded together in one Amphritea japonica ATCC BAA-1530 window:
- the atpD gene encoding F0F1 ATP synthase subunit beta encodes MSSGRIVQIIGAVVDVEFPRDNVPKIYDALTVDKAGLTLEVQQQLGDGVVRAIAMGQTEGVSRGLDVVNTGAPVSVPVGTATLGRIMDVLGNPIDECGEIGEEERMPIHRAAPSYADQAASNELLETGIKVIDLVCPFAKGGKVGLFGGAGVGKTVNMMELIRNIAIEHSGFSVFAGVGERTREGNDFYYEMKESNVLDKVSLVYGQMNEPPGNRLRVALTGLTMAEKFRDEGRDVLLFVDNIYRYTLAGTEVSALLGRMPSAVGYQPTLAEEMGVLQERITSTKTGSITSIQAVYVPADDLTDPSPATTFSHLDATVVLSRQIAELGIYPAVDPLDSTSRQLDPLVIGQEHYDTARQVQGVLQRYKELKDIIAILGMDELSEEDKQVVTRARKIQRFLSQPFFVAEVFTGSPGKYVSLKDTISAFKGILAGDYDELPEQAFYMVGGIDEVVEKAKSM; translated from the coding sequence ATGAGTAGCGGACGTATTGTTCAGATCATCGGCGCAGTAGTCGACGTGGAATTCCCACGTGACAATGTACCGAAGATCTATGATGCACTGACGGTAGATAAAGCCGGTCTAACACTTGAAGTTCAGCAGCAGCTGGGCGACGGTGTTGTACGTGCAATCGCTATGGGTCAGACCGAAGGCGTAAGCCGTGGTCTGGACGTAGTAAACACTGGTGCGCCAGTTTCTGTACCTGTAGGTACAGCAACACTGGGTCGTATCATGGATGTATTGGGTAACCCAATTGATGAGTGTGGTGAGATCGGCGAAGAAGAGCGTATGCCTATTCACCGTGCAGCACCTTCTTATGCTGACCAGGCGGCTTCTAACGAGCTGCTGGAAACCGGCATCAAGGTAATCGATCTGGTATGCCCATTCGCGAAGGGTGGTAAAGTTGGTCTGTTTGGTGGTGCCGGTGTAGGTAAAACCGTAAACATGATGGAACTGATCCGTAACATCGCGATCGAGCACTCTGGCTTCTCCGTATTTGCGGGTGTAGGTGAGCGTACTCGTGAAGGTAACGATTTCTACTACGAGATGAAAGAATCCAACGTATTGGATAAAGTATCTCTGGTATACGGTCAGATGAATGAGCCTCCAGGTAACCGTTTGCGTGTAGCGCTGACCGGTCTGACAATGGCTGAGAAATTCCGTGACGAAGGTCGTGACGTACTGTTGTTTGTTGACAACATCTACCGTTACACACTGGCAGGAACAGAAGTATCTGCACTGCTGGGTCGTATGCCTTCTGCGGTAGGTTACCAGCCTACACTGGCGGAAGAGATGGGCGTTCTTCAGGAGCGTATCACCTCGACTAAGACAGGTTCTATCACGTCGATCCAAGCGGTATACGTACCAGCGGATGACTTGACTGACCCATCTCCTGCGACAACCTTCTCGCACCTTGATGCTACAGTTGTACTGTCTCGTCAAATTGCTGAGCTGGGTATCTACCCTGCGGTAGATCCTCTGGATTCGACTTCACGTCAGCTGGATCCACTGGTAATTGGTCAGGAGCATTATGATACTGCCCGTCAGGTGCAGGGTGTACTGCAGCGCTATAAAGAGCTGAAAGACATCATTGCAATCCTGGGTATGGACGAGCTGTCTGAAGAAGACAAGCAGGTAGTAACCCGCGCTCGTAAGATCCAGCGATTCCTGTCTCAGCCATTCTTCGTAGCTGAAGTATTCACCGGTTCTCCAGGTAAGTACGTATCTCTGAAAGACACCATCAGCGCATTCAAGGGCATCCTTGCAGGCGACTATGATGAGCTTCCTGAGCAAGCGTTCTACATGGTTGGCGGTATCGACGAAGTGGTTGAAAAAGCTAAGAGCATGTAA
- the mnmG gene encoding tRNA uridine-5-carboxymethylaminomethyl(34) synthesis enzyme MnmG: MEYPDHFDVIVIGGGHAGTEAALAAARTGVKTLLLTHNIETLGQMSCNPAIGGIGKSHLVKEIDALGGAMGIATDKGGIQFRTLNSRKGPAVRATRAQADRILYKAAIREILENQPNLQLFQQAADDLIMEGESVKGVVTQSGLRFFANNIVLTVGTFLGGKIHIGLDNYSGGRAGDPPSIALADRLRELPLRVDRLKTGTPPRIDARSVDFNLMQEQPGDTPTPVMSFMGSLADHPRQISCYITHTNERTHDILRSGLDRSPMYTGVIDGVGPRYCPSVEDKIVRFADKTSHQVFVEPEGLTTHELYPNGISTSLPFDIQLAAVRSIKGFENAFITRPGYAIEYDYFNPQDLKHTLETKLINGLYFAGQINGTTGYEEAGAQGLLAGVNAALRAQDKEQWFPRRDEAYLGVLVDDLITLGTSEPYRMFTSRAEYRLILREDNADLRLTEKGRELGLVDDQRWQRFCEKREAIELENQRLKETWIQPGTVEAEKLNGQLQQPISREYNLQDLVKRPELNYAAVAGLKGDPVSDPQVADQVEIQIKYAGYIDRQKDDIEKVRRQEGTLLPLDFDYGSVGGLSNELTAKLEDVRPESIAQASRIQGMTPAAISLLLIHLKKKQMTQKKAQD, encoded by the coding sequence GTGGAGTATCCTGACCACTTTGATGTGATCGTAATTGGTGGTGGCCATGCCGGAACTGAAGCGGCACTGGCAGCTGCACGTACCGGTGTAAAGACATTACTTCTGACCCATAACATTGAAACGTTGGGACAGATGTCTTGTAACCCCGCAATCGGTGGTATCGGTAAAAGCCATCTGGTCAAAGAGATTGATGCTCTGGGTGGAGCTATGGGTATAGCTACCGATAAAGGTGGTATCCAGTTCCGTACTCTTAACTCCCGAAAAGGACCCGCGGTTAGAGCTACCCGAGCTCAGGCTGACCGTATTCTTTATAAAGCAGCGATTCGTGAGATTCTTGAGAATCAGCCTAATCTGCAACTATTTCAGCAAGCTGCTGATGATCTGATAATGGAAGGTGAATCGGTCAAAGGGGTAGTAACCCAGTCTGGTCTGCGCTTTTTTGCCAACAATATCGTCCTGACGGTTGGCACTTTTCTGGGGGGGAAAATTCATATCGGCCTGGATAATTATTCTGGGGGCAGGGCGGGAGACCCACCGTCGATTGCACTGGCTGATCGTTTACGTGAATTACCGCTTAGAGTGGATCGATTAAAAACCGGCACTCCTCCCCGAATTGATGCACGCAGTGTTGATTTCAATCTGATGCAGGAGCAGCCAGGTGATACACCAACACCGGTTATGTCGTTTATGGGTTCTCTGGCTGATCACCCCCGCCAGATCAGTTGTTACATTACTCATACCAATGAACGGACACACGATATTCTGCGGTCTGGCTTAGATCGATCACCGATGTACACCGGCGTTATTGATGGAGTAGGGCCACGGTATTGCCCATCAGTTGAAGATAAAATTGTTCGTTTTGCTGATAAAACCAGCCATCAGGTATTTGTTGAACCTGAGGGCTTAACTACTCATGAGCTGTATCCAAACGGTATATCGACCAGTTTACCGTTTGATATTCAACTGGCGGCTGTACGCTCAATAAAAGGGTTTGAAAATGCCTTTATAACCCGTCCAGGTTATGCGATTGAATATGATTACTTCAATCCACAGGATCTGAAGCATACTCTGGAAACCAAACTGATAAATGGTCTCTACTTTGCCGGACAGATAAACGGTACTACGGGTTACGAAGAAGCGGGTGCTCAAGGGTTGCTCGCCGGCGTTAACGCAGCACTGCGCGCACAGGACAAAGAGCAGTGGTTTCCGCGCCGGGATGAAGCCTACCTGGGGGTACTGGTGGATGACCTGATTACCCTGGGAACATCAGAGCCGTATCGAATGTTTACCAGTCGTGCAGAATACCGGCTGATATTGCGAGAAGATAATGCAGATCTGCGCCTCACCGAAAAAGGTCGTGAGCTGGGTCTGGTTGATGATCAGCGCTGGCAGCGTTTTTGCGAGAAGCGAGAAGCGATTGAGCTGGAAAATCAGCGTCTCAAAGAGACCTGGATTCAGCCGGGCACAGTTGAAGCTGAAAAGCTTAATGGTCAATTACAGCAACCAATCAGCCGCGAATATAATCTTCAGGATCTGGTTAAGCGTCCCGAACTTAATTATGCCGCGGTAGCCGGTCTTAAAGGAGACCCAGTGAGTGATCCGCAAGTTGCTGATCAGGTTGAGATTCAGATTAAGTACGCCGGTTATATTGATCGTCAGAAAGATGATATTGAGAAGGTTCGTCGTCAGGAAGGGACTTTGTTACCCCTGGATTTTGATTATGGGTCGGTCGGTGGCTTGTCTAACGAACTAACCGCTAAACTGGAAGATGTCAGACCAGAGAGTATCGCTCAGGCATCCCGCATTCAGGGAATGACGCCTGCAGCGATCTCGTTGTTGCTGATTCACCTGAAGAAAAAACAGATGACTCAAAAGAAGGCTCAGGATTGA
- the rsmG gene encoding 16S rRNA (guanine(527)-N(7))-methyltransferase RsmG, with product MDQQYHNLLEQQCRQIGLELTSEQYQQLLNYHALLIKWNKAFNLTAVRSPEEMISRHLIDSLSVLPYIDVERLIDVGSGPGLPGIPLAICRPDLPITLLDSNIKKSRFQFQAKAELGLDNIDVIHERVEKYTPEVLFDGVISRAFASLQDMIHWTSHLCSDEGIFLAMKGMYPVEEIALLPESINLRQSIRLDVPGTDGERHLLKLGRTSL from the coding sequence ATGGACCAGCAGTATCATAATTTACTTGAGCAACAGTGCCGTCAGATCGGTCTGGAGCTTACCTCCGAGCAGTATCAGCAGTTGCTTAATTATCATGCGTTGCTGATCAAGTGGAATAAAGCGTTCAATCTCACAGCGGTTCGTTCACCAGAAGAGATGATCAGCCGTCACCTGATAGATAGTTTGAGTGTGTTACCTTACATCGATGTTGAAAGGCTTATTGATGTCGGTAGCGGGCCAGGGTTACCTGGTATTCCTCTGGCAATCTGTCGACCGGATCTGCCGATTACCTTACTGGATAGTAATATAAAAAAAAGTCGTTTTCAGTTTCAGGCTAAAGCGGAGCTGGGATTAGACAATATTGATGTGATTCATGAGCGGGTAGAGAAATATACCCCTGAGGTCCTGTTTGATGGCGTCATATCAAGGGCTTTTGCATCATTACAGGATATGATTCACTGGACATCGCATCTCTGCTCTGACGAGGGTATTTTTCTTGCAATGAAAGGGATGTATCCTGTTGAAGAGATAGCGTTATTGCCAGAATCCATTAACCTGCGTCAGAGTATCCGTTTAGATGTTCCCGGAACTGATGGCGAGCGGCATCTGCTGAAGTTAGGGAGAACGAGCCTGTGA
- the atpG gene encoding F0F1 ATP synthase subunit gamma, translating to MAAGKEIKTQIASIQGTRKITSAMEMVAASKMRKAQDRMQESRPYARSIRGVIQHLAKSNPEYKHLYLQQREVKRVGFIVVATDRGLCGGLNINAFKAAIAKMNEFNNQNIEIDICALGSKSVSFFKTFGGNVIAAKSGLGDKPEAAELVGTVKVMLDAYDEGKLDQIFVVSNEFVNTMTQDPQVEQILPLKAEDDDDRLNHHWDYIYEPDAKELLNGLLVRYIESLVYQAVVENNACEQAARMLAMKNATDNAGDLIDELQMVYNKARQAAITQEISEIVSGAAAV from the coding sequence ATGGCAGCCGGAAAAGAGATAAAGACGCAGATAGCCAGTATTCAGGGCACACGTAAGATTACCAGCGCTATGGAAATGGTAGCTGCATCTAAAATGCGTAAAGCTCAGGATCGTATGCAGGAAAGCCGTCCTTATGCCCGGAGTATCCGAGGCGTAATTCAGCACCTGGCGAAATCCAATCCTGAATATAAGCATCTGTATCTGCAGCAGCGCGAAGTAAAGCGTGTCGGTTTCATTGTTGTAGCAACTGACCGTGGTCTCTGCGGTGGCTTGAACATTAACGCGTTCAAGGCAGCTATTGCCAAGATGAACGAATTTAACAACCAGAATATCGAAATCGATATCTGTGCGTTGGGTTCTAAGTCTGTAAGCTTCTTTAAAACATTTGGCGGTAACGTAATCGCAGCTAAATCTGGTCTGGGCGATAAGCCTGAAGCAGCTGAGCTGGTAGGTACCGTTAAAGTGATGCTGGATGCTTACGATGAAGGCAAGCTGGATCAAATATTTGTGGTGTCTAACGAATTCGTTAATACCATGACTCAGGATCCACAGGTAGAGCAGATTCTTCCGCTGAAAGCAGAAGACGATGATGACCGTCTTAACCATCACTGGGATTACATCTACGAGCCAGATGCAAAAGAGCTGTTGAACGGCTTACTGGTTCGTTACATTGAGTCCCTGGTCTACCAGGCCGTGGTTGAGAACAATGCCTGTGAACAGGCAGCACGAATGCTGGCGATGAAGAACGCAACTGACAACGCTGGCGACCTGATCGATGAACTGCAGATGGTCTATAACAAGGCCCGTCAGGCAGCGATCACTCAGGAAATTTCTGAGATCGTAAGTGGTGCTGCTGCTGTATAA
- the atpA gene encoding F0F1 ATP synthase subunit alpha, with the protein MQQLNPSEISEILKSRIEKLDVSSEARNEGTIVSVSDGIILIHGLADVMYGEMIEFPGGIYGMALNLERDSVGAVVLGDYQGLVEGMTARCTGRILEVPVGPELQGRVVDALGNPIDGKGPIETNLTDAVEKVAPGVIERQSVDQPVQTGLKSIDAMVPIGRGQRELIIGDRQIGKSAIAIDAIINQKGTGVKCIYVAIGQKQSTIANVVRKLEEHGAMDHTIVVAAGASDPAAMQFLAPYAGCTMGEYYRDRGEDALIVYDDLTKQAWAYRQISLLLRRPPGREAYPGDVFYLHSRLLERAARVNPVYVEKFTDGEVKGQTGSLTALPVIETQGGDVSAFVPTNVISITDGQIFLEADLFNSGIRPAINAGLSVSRVGGAAQTKIIKKLGGGVRLALAQYRELAAFAQFASDLDDATRAQLEHGQRVTELMKQKQYSPMSVADMGLSLFAANEGFLNDIDLNKILDFEAALISYFNSEYADVMGKINEGGDYNDEISSQFKAGIEKFKSTQTW; encoded by the coding sequence ATGCAGCAACTGAATCCATCTGAGATCAGCGAGATTCTGAAGAGCCGCATCGAGAAACTTGATGTCTCTTCTGAAGCCCGTAATGAAGGTACTATCGTCAGCGTTTCTGACGGTATTATCCTGATTCACGGCCTGGCTGACGTAATGTACGGGGAAATGATTGAATTCCCTGGCGGTATCTACGGTATGGCGCTCAACCTTGAGCGTGACTCTGTAGGTGCTGTAGTACTGGGTGACTATCAGGGATTGGTAGAAGGTATGACCGCGCGTTGTACTGGCCGAATTCTTGAAGTACCTGTTGGTCCGGAACTGCAGGGTCGTGTAGTAGACGCCCTGGGTAACCCGATCGACGGTAAAGGCCCTATTGAAACAAACCTGACTGACGCAGTCGAAAAAGTTGCACCTGGTGTAATCGAGCGTCAATCAGTTGATCAGCCAGTTCAAACTGGTCTGAAATCCATTGATGCCATGGTGCCAATCGGCCGTGGTCAGCGTGAGCTGATCATCGGTGACCGTCAGATTGGTAAATCTGCGATTGCGATTGACGCTATCATCAACCAGAAAGGTACCGGCGTTAAATGTATCTACGTAGCAATCGGACAGAAGCAGTCCACTATTGCAAACGTTGTACGTAAGCTGGAAGAGCACGGCGCGATGGATCACACCATCGTAGTAGCAGCCGGTGCATCAGATCCTGCAGCGATGCAGTTCCTGGCTCCTTATGCTGGTTGTACTATGGGTGAATACTACCGTGACCGCGGTGAAGACGCTCTGATCGTATACGATGACCTGACTAAACAAGCTTGGGCTTACCGTCAGATCTCCCTGTTGCTGCGCCGCCCACCAGGCCGTGAAGCATACCCAGGTGACGTATTCTATCTTCACTCGCGTCTGCTGGAACGTGCTGCGCGTGTTAACCCTGTCTATGTTGAGAAATTCACTGACGGTGAAGTTAAGGGCCAGACTGGTTCCCTAACAGCACTGCCAGTAATCGAGACACAGGGTGGTGACGTATCTGCATTCGTACCAACCAACGTTATCTCCATCACTGATGGTCAGATCTTCCTGGAAGCGGACCTGTTTAACTCAGGTATTCGTCCAGCGATCAACGCTGGTTTGTCTGTATCCCGAGTAGGTGGTGCAGCTCAGACCAAGATCATCAAGAAGTTGGGTGGTGGTGTACGTCTGGCACTGGCTCAGTACCGTGAATTGGCGGCATTCGCTCAGTTCGCATCTGACCTTGATGATGCGACCCGTGCTCAGCTTGAGCATGGTCAGCGTGTAACCGAGCTGATGAAGCAGAAGCAGTACTCCCCAATGTCAGTTGCTGACATGGGTCTGAGTCTGTTCGCTGCGAACGAAGGCTTCCTGAACGATATCGACCTGAACAAGATCCTTGATTTTGAAGCAGCCCTGATCTCTTATTTCAACAGCGAGTACGCTGATGTAATGGGTAAGATTAATGAAGGCGGCGACTACAATGATGAGATCTCGTCTCAATTCAAGGCTGGTATCGAGAAGTTCAAATCTACCCAAACTTGGTAA
- a CDS encoding ParB/RepB/Spo0J family partition protein — MAAKKRGLGRGLDALLSNSSNFADEAVAQAGTEGSNGYRLMPIDQIQRGKYQPRRDLEPQALEELANSIKAQGVMQPIVVRPVSENLYEIIAGERRWRATQMAGLDEIPAIIRDVPDEAAIAMALIENIQRENLNPMEEAIALDRLKREFELTQQEVADAVGKSRSSVTNLLRLMNLTDEVKKMLEYGDLEMGHARALLGMEGPEQISAAKDVVGKTLSVRQTEEMVRKLQQKKTEPAKETHKPDPLLKDLSESLTGYLNSKVTISENAAGKGKITIAYENREKFEAILKAIQ; from the coding sequence ATGGCGGCTAAAAAGCGTGGTTTGGGACGGGGACTGGATGCATTATTGTCAAACAGTTCGAACTTTGCAGATGAAGCTGTAGCACAGGCTGGCACCGAAGGTAGTAATGGTTATCGGTTGATGCCCATAGACCAGATTCAGCGGGGTAAATATCAGCCACGTCGGGATCTTGAACCACAGGCACTTGAAGAGTTAGCTAATTCGATTAAAGCTCAGGGTGTCATGCAACCTATTGTTGTACGCCCTGTATCAGAAAATCTGTACGAAATTATTGCTGGTGAACGTCGTTGGCGTGCTACTCAGATGGCCGGTCTGGATGAGATTCCAGCAATTATTCGTGATGTGCCTGATGAAGCAGCGATTGCGATGGCGCTGATAGAGAATATTCAGCGTGAAAATCTTAACCCGATGGAAGAGGCGATCGCTCTGGATCGTCTCAAGCGAGAATTTGAACTAACTCAACAGGAAGTTGCAGATGCGGTAGGTAAGTCCCGGTCTTCGGTAACTAACCTGTTACGCTTAATGAACCTTACTGACGAAGTTAAAAAAATGCTTGAGTATGGCGATCTTGAGATGGGTCATGCACGTGCTTTGTTAGGAATGGAAGGTCCGGAACAGATCAGTGCGGCTAAGGATGTTGTCGGTAAAACGTTATCGGTGAGACAGACTGAAGAGATGGTACGTAAACTTCAGCAGAAAAAAACAGAGCCCGCCAAAGAGACTCATAAACCGGACCCTCTTTTGAAAGATCTCTCTGAGAGTCTGACCGGTTATCTGAATAGCAAGGTAACAATCAGTGAGAATGCCGCAGGGAAAGGTAAAATCACTATTGCGTATGAGAATCGTGAGAAATTTGAAGCGATCCTAAAAGCAATACAGTAA
- a CDS encoding ATP synthase subunit I, which produces MRNGHQKIGVHARIALQQFRKVFLIQVVSLIVIAGVSLLHSLSAAYSSLCGGLIFLLPSYVFAYRALVAKQAKNTPGAVVTQLYTSEIWKMGLSIALFSAVFILVQPLNPFSLFGTYIWLQLVGFFAQLKLNNRFLKL; this is translated from the coding sequence ATGAGAAATGGGCACCAGAAAATTGGCGTTCATGCTCGTATCGCCTTGCAGCAGTTTAGGAAAGTCTTCCTGATTCAAGTAGTTAGTTTAATAGTGATTGCGGGAGTTTCACTTCTGCATAGCTTGAGTGCGGCCTATTCATCGCTTTGCGGTGGATTGATTTTCCTGCTGCCAAGTTATGTATTTGCCTATAGAGCACTGGTTGCAAAGCAGGCAAAAAATACTCCTGGTGCTGTGGTGACACAGTTGTATACGAGTGAAATATGGAAAATGGGCTTATCCATCGCACTCTTTTCTGCGGTGTTTATTCTGGTTCAACCTTTGAATCCATTTTCCCTATTTGGCACTTATATATGGCTGCAACTGGTCGGATTTTTCGCTCAGTTGAAGCTGAATAACAGATTCTTAAAACTTTGA
- the atpE gene encoding F0F1 ATP synthase subunit C codes for MEMASAIVYIAGALMMGLGAVGAAVGIGILGGKFLEGAARQPELIPLLRTQFFIVMGLVDAVPMIGVGLGLYVLFAVA; via the coding sequence ATGGAAATGGCAAGTGCTATTGTATACATCGCTGGTGCGCTGATGATGGGACTGGGTGCTGTAGGCGCTGCAGTAGGTATCGGTATTCTGGGTGGTAAATTCCTGGAAGGAGCTGCTCGTCAGCCTGAACTGATTCCTCTGCTTCGTACTCAATTCTTCATCGTAATGGGTCTGGTTGATGCCGTACCTATGATCGGTGTAGGTCTGGGTCTGTACGTACTGTTCGCTGTTGCATAA
- a CDS encoding F0F1 ATP synthase subunit delta encodes MAELNTVARPYTKAAFEHAADKGSLDQWSEMLTTTSVVAQHETMKLVLGNPGLTSEQKAEAMITVCEEQMDQPTKNFISLLADNQRLALLPEISAQFEQLKANQQHSVEVSLTTAFDLGEQQQQKLTQALSSKLGREVSLTAEVDKSIIGGVIVRTDDMVIDGSIRARLAKLAEAMNS; translated from the coding sequence ATGGCTGAACTTAATACAGTCGCTCGGCCTTATACCAAAGCCGCTTTCGAGCACGCTGCGGACAAGGGTAGCCTGGACCAGTGGTCTGAAATGCTGACAACGACTTCTGTCGTTGCTCAACATGAGACGATGAAATTGGTACTGGGTAACCCTGGACTGACCAGCGAGCAGAAAGCTGAAGCAATGATTACTGTCTGTGAAGAACAGATGGACCAGCCAACAAAGAATTTTATTTCTTTATTGGCAGACAATCAGCGCCTGGCTTTGTTACCAGAGATCTCTGCGCAGTTTGAACAGTTGAAAGCGAACCAACAGCATTCTGTTGAAGTGAGCCTGACGACTGCCTTTGATCTGGGCGAGCAGCAGCAACAAAAATTAACTCAGGCACTGAGCTCTAAGCTGGGTCGCGAAGTGAGTCTAACTGCCGAAGTGGACAAGTCCATCATCGGTGGTGTGATCGTAAGAACCGACGATATGGTTATCGACGGCTCAATTCGTGCTCGACTGGCTAAGCTAGCCGAAGCAATGAACTCCTGA
- a CDS encoding ParA family protein → MTKILTITNQKGGVGKTTTCVNLAASLAVTKKRVLMVDMDPQGNATMGSGVDKHHLKNSVYEVLTGDATMEESIIKKAPAGYDLVGSNGDLTAAEVELLQLPRREFRMKMALETIQDQYDFILIDNPPSLNLLTVNALAASSGVIIPMQCEYYALEGISALIGTINKINQRLNPSLKIEGILRTMFDPRMSLTKDVSEHLVEYFGDQVYRTVIPRNVRLAEAPSHGLPALMYDKNSRGAIAYLALAGELIRKIGQDDKQAGKQEQEG, encoded by the coding sequence GTGACAAAAATATTAACCATCACTAACCAGAAAGGCGGGGTGGGTAAAACCACGACCTGCGTTAATCTGGCAGCTTCACTGGCGGTAACCAAGAAGCGGGTACTGATGGTTGATATGGACCCTCAGGGTAACGCGACTATGGGGAGTGGAGTCGATAAACATCACCTGAAGAACTCGGTTTATGAAGTGTTGACCGGTGATGCGACAATGGAAGAGTCGATTATCAAAAAAGCACCAGCTGGTTATGATCTGGTAGGTTCTAACGGCGACTTAACGGCTGCGGAAGTAGAGTTGTTACAGTTACCGCGACGGGAATTCCGTATGAAAATGGCTCTGGAGACGATCCAGGATCAGTATGATTTTATTCTTATCGATAATCCTCCTTCTCTGAATTTGTTAACAGTCAATGCATTAGCGGCGTCCAGCGGTGTGATTATCCCAATGCAGTGTGAATATTATGCGCTGGAAGGGATTAGTGCGTTAATTGGTACGATCAATAAAATAAATCAGCGTTTGAACCCCTCATTAAAAATTGAGGGTATTTTACGTACTATGTTTGACCCGCGTATGAGCCTGACTAAAGATGTTTCAGAGCACTTAGTGGAATACTTCGGAGATCAGGTTTATCGCACGGTTATTCCACGTAATGTACGTCTTGCAGAAGCGCCCAGTCATGGACTTCCTGCACTGATGTACGATAAGAACTCCCGCGGAGCGATCGCTTATCTGGCGTTAGCAGGAGAACTGATCCGGAAGATCGGACAGGATGATAAACAGGCAGGCAAACAGGAACAGGAAGGCTGA
- a CDS encoding F0F1 ATP synthase subunit B codes for MNINLTIIGQIIAFAFFVVFCMKYVWPPITGALAERKKKIAEGLDAADRAQRDLELAQEKAMSDMRKSKEEAAAVIEQANKRANQIVDEAKEKAREEAARLVTAAQAEIDQEANRAKEALRAQVATLVVAGAEKILEASVDADAHAQLVEKLAAEL; via the coding sequence GTGAATATTAATCTAACCATCATTGGTCAGATCATCGCATTTGCCTTCTTCGTTGTATTTTGTATGAAATACGTTTGGCCACCAATTACTGGTGCGCTAGCAGAACGTAAGAAGAAAATTGCAGAAGGTCTGGACGCTGCTGACCGCGCTCAGCGTGATTTAGAACTGGCTCAAGAAAAAGCCATGTCTGATATGCGTAAGAGTAAAGAAGAAGCAGCCGCCGTCATTGAACAGGCTAATAAGCGAGCTAATCAGATCGTTGACGAAGCTAAAGAGAAAGCACGTGAAGAGGCAGCACGCCTTGTCACTGCAGCTCAAGCTGAAATCGATCAGGAAGCTAACCGTGCGAAAGAAGCTCTGCGCGCTCAAGTTGCTACTCTTGTAGTAGCCGGTGCAGAGAAAATTCTGGAAGCGTCTGTTGATGCTGACGCACATGCACAGCTTGTTGAAAAACTAGCTGCTGAGCTTTAA
- the atpB gene encoding F0F1 ATP synthase subunit A, protein MASEMTSSAYISHHLTNWTFGAHPENGLGFAHTAQEAAEMGFWAIHVDTMLWSVGLGMFFIWMFRKVAKAATSDVPGSTQNFVETIIEFVEDNVSSIFHYKNALIAPLALTIFVWIFLMNTMDLVPVDWLPFLAQKIGEAFGADPHHVYMKVVPTTDINATLGMAFAVFALILYYSIKMKGVGGFLAELAFQPLGKWLLPFNLFLEIVGLLAKPVSLALRLFGNMYAGEMIFILIALLPFWAQWLLSVPWAIFHILVITLQAFIFMVLTIVYLAMAHEDH, encoded by the coding sequence ATGGCTAGCGAAATGACTTCCTCAGCCTATATATCCCACCACCTGACGAACTGGACGTTTGGTGCGCATCCTGAAAATGGTCTGGGCTTTGCCCATACCGCTCAGGAAGCTGCAGAAATGGGATTCTGGGCAATTCACGTAGACACAATGTTGTGGTCTGTCGGTCTGGGTATGTTTTTTATCTGGATGTTCCGCAAGGTTGCTAAAGCAGCAACTTCCGATGTTCCCGGCAGTACACAGAACTTTGTAGAAACAATTATAGAGTTCGTAGAAGATAACGTTAGCAGTATTTTCCACTACAAAAATGCACTTATTGCCCCTCTGGCACTGACTATTTTTGTCTGGATCTTCCTGATGAACACCATGGACCTGGTGCCAGTTGACTGGTTACCGTTCCTGGCTCAGAAAATTGGTGAAGCTTTTGGTGCTGATCCACATCACGTATATATGAAGGTCGTACCTACTACAGATATCAATGCGACTCTGGGTATGGCATTTGCTGTATTTGCTCTGATTCTTTATTACAGCATTAAAATGAAAGGTGTAGGTGGTTTCCTTGCAGAGCTGGCATTTCAGCCACTGGGCAAATGGTTGCTACCTTTCAACCTGTTCCTGGAGATCGTAGGTCTGCTGGCTAAGCCAGTATCTCTGGCACTGCGACTGTTCGGTAACATGTACGCAGGTGAGATGATCTTTATCCTGATCGCTCTGCTGCCTTTCTGGGCTCAATGGCTGCTGTCTGTGCCATGGGCGATCTTCCACATTCTGGTAATTACGCTACAGGCGTTCATCTTCATGGTCCTGACTATTGTCTACCTGGCCATGGCGCATGAAGACCACTAA